The sequence below is a genomic window from Bacteroidales bacterium MB20-C3-3.
CGGTGTAGGCCTTGTTTACCAGGAGGAATTTAACTCATTCCGTGAACTATTCAACAGACTCTTCAGAAGCAAAAAAAAGAGAGAAAAAGTTACTAAATAACTACATCACAAATCTTCCCTATCAATGTCCTGTCATAGGGGGTCTCTATTCTAATATAGTTTCCTGTATAACCAAACATCTTACCACCCTTTACAGTGCTTTCATAGAGCACTTTCTCATCCCTTCCCCTGTTTTTTTCAACAAAACTATTGTAAAGAGAGTCAGAGAGGGCTGTTAATCTCTCTACCCGCTGGTGTTTTTCGCTCTCTGCAACCTGTCCGTTAAATCCGGCGGCAGGGGTGTTAGCCCTTTTTGAATAGGGAAAAACATGGAGAAATGATGGTGACACTCTCTTCAGAAAGTTGTAAGTCTCCTCAAACTCCTCATCTCCTTCACCAGGAAAACCTACAATAACATCTATTCCCAGAAATGCATAGGGCATTTTTTCTCTAATCAGCTCTATCCTCTCTTCAAAAAGTCCTGTATTATAGCGTCTTCTCATTAAAGCAAGAATTTTGTCGCTTCCGCTCTGCAGCGGGATATGGAAATGTGGGAGGAATTTACTTCCGGATGATATCCAGTCGATAATCTCGGGAGTTATAAGATTGGGCTCTATAGATGATATTCTGTATCGTTCAATACCCTCGACACTATCAAGCCTTTTTATCAGATCAATAAACCTCTCTCCGGTAGTTTTTCCAAAGTCCCCTGTATTAACACCTGTAAGCACCACCTCTTTAATCCCTCTGCCGGCTATTTCAGAGGCCTCTTTTACTATAAAATCAATTGTATGATTTCTGCTTTTTCCCCTTGCAAGTGGGATTGTACAATATGAGCAGTTGTAGTCACATCCATCCTGGACTTTAAGAAAGGATCTTGTTCTGTCATCAGATGAGTATGCAGGGAAGATTGTCTCAATGTTTGAGATTTCGCATGAGAAAGCCTTAGGGGCCGGTTTTGTTCCTGATTTATCTCTTAAATCAGAGACTCTCATAAAGAGATTCTGCTTTTGATCAGCACCTAGCACCAGATCAACACCCTCAATATCTAGTATTTCCTGAGGCTTAAGCTGAGCATAGCATCCGGTTACAGCAACTATCGCCTCCGGATTTTGTTTGTGCAGCTTTCTTATAGCATTCCGGCATTTCTTGTCAGCATGCTCTGTTACCGAACATGTATTGATAACATATATATCGGCCTCTTTTCCGGAAGGTACCTTCTCAAATCCGTGTTCTACAAACTGCCTCGCTATAGATGAGGTCTCAGAATAGTTCAATTTGCAACCAAGTGTAAGAAAAGCTACCCGGTTGCCTCTGTTTTCATTCATCTCCATTGATTAGTATGATATGGTTACTCTGGATGCCTCAACTTTGCCTCCTATTGGCGGATTCATCTTGGCAACAGAAATTGTTGCCTTTTGTATCTGCGGAAAAGTTGTTTTAGCTCTTTTAATAACTCTTAAAGCTACATTCTCCAGCAACTTAGAAGGAATTTCCATCTCCTCTTTAATGATGGTGTACAAATCCTGATAGTTAAGCGCATCCTCAAGTCTGTCCGACTCTCCGGCTTCATAAACATCGCATTCGGCAGAAAAGTTCACGATGAATTTGTTCCCAATAATTTGCTCCTCGCGGAAATGTCCGTGATATGCATAAAATTCCATGTTCACCAACTCTACCAATGATCTTTGAATATCCTCTTTTTTCATAATATAAATACACAGGGTTTTTTATTAAGATCAGGCCTCTCTGCCCTCCACTGAGATATTGTTCTAGTTACAACAAATGAATCTGGCAATGTAATATTTGCAGCAATACACAATTTTGTGTTTGAAGAGCAAACATCAAGAATATCAGAAAGTATTGAGTTATTTCTATATGGAGTCTCAATAAAAATCTGGCTGGCTCCTGTTGAGAGAGAGAGAGACTCAAGTTTTTTTATAGCTGTCCTTCTCACTTCAGATTTAACAGGAAGATAGCCATGAAAATGGAAAGACTGACCATTCATTCCGGAACCGGCAAGTGCCAGAATTATTGATGATGGACCGCTCATTGGAATTACCCTGATCCCTCTGCTATGCGCAAGCGCAACCAATGAGGAGCCTGGATCTGCCACGGCAGGAATTCCTGCCTCACTTAACAGCCCTGCATCATTTCCGTCCAAAAGGACTTTTATATAATTCTCAATTTGATCCTCTTTTGTGTGTTCATTAAGCTCATACAGGTTGAGACTCTCAACAGAGCCTTTGTGACCTGCAGCCGAAAGAAATCTTCGGCCACTCCTTAGCTCCTCTACAAAAAAGTGGGTTAGGCCGGGAATAACTCTTAATACTCCCTGGGGAATAACTTCATTAAGTTCCATACTTCCCAGAGGGGTTGGAATAAGATATAGTACTCCACTACTCTGCATCTTTTTTTTCGCAAAGGTATGAAAATTTTGTACCTTTAGGGAATGGAAGAGTTCAACACTGCAAGGCTCTCTTTTCTTGGAACCGGTACATCGCAGGGAGTTCCTGTTATAGGCTGCGAGTGTAAAGTATGTAAATCAGAGAATTCAAAAGACAAAAGACTCAGATCATCAGTTCTGATAGAGTATTTGGGATTCAAAATTTTAATTGACGCAGGACCGGATTTCAGGCAGCAGCTTTTGAGAGTTAAGATTAAAAATCTTGATGCAATCCTTTTAACGCATGAACACAAGGATCATACAGGGGGGCTTGATGATGTAAGGGCATTCAATTACATTAACGGCAGGGCACTTCCCATTTATTGCGAGGAGAGAGTTCTAAGGTCGCTGGAGAAGGAGTATTCATATGTTTTTGAAGAGAACAGATACCCCGGTGTCCCTGAGTTTGACATAAGAGTTATTGATGAGAACATATTTGAAATAAAGAGAGAGAATGGCAGATCAGGAGAACCTGGTGTGAAAGTTATTCCGGTAAGGGTAAGTCACTATAAACTACCTATTTTGGGGTTTAGAATAGGAGATATCACCTACATAACAGATGCAAATAAAATTGAAGATAAAAGCTACAAACTTCTTGAGGGGTCAAAAATCCTGGTCCTAAATACAGTCAGACACGCAAAGCACATATCTCACTTTAGTCTTGCTGAGGCCATTGAGGTAGCAAAAAAGGCAGGAGCTGAAAGAACCTTTCTTACACACTTATCTCATCAGATTGGAACCCACGAAGAGCTCTCTGCTGAGTTACCACCCGGTATATTTGCATCTTACGACGGTCTTACTGTTGAGATCTGATTAAAATATTAACATTTATGGCTACAATTAAGATTAAGACCGCAGGTATAAGAGGAGCATCCGGCCTTGTTGGTGTCGCTGTAAAAAGGGAGCTGGAGAGTGATGGGTGGATTGTTAAACAAATTCCAAGAAATTTCTCTTCAGAAGATTTTAAAGGTCTTGATGTTGTGATAAATCTTGCCGGTCATTCAATTAACTGCAGATGGAGAGAGAGTGAGAAGAGAGAGATAAGGGAGAGCAGGATTAATACAACATCAAAGATAGTAAATGCTATTAAAGAGTGTGGAGATGAGGCTCCTGCCCTGCTGATTTCTGCCTCAGCCGTGGGAATATATCCAGCCTCAGAGATTGCCTCTCCTGATAATGCATATGATGAATATTCAGAAGAGAGGGGATCCGGATTTCTCTCTGAGGTGTGTATTGGCTGGGAGACCGAAGCTTTAAAAGCCTCCTCATTTACCAGGGTGGCGGTAATAAGACTTGGAGTTGTAATCTCATCTTCAGGGGGAGCATTCCCAAAGCTATCTCTGCCATTCAAACTAGGACTATCTGTCAGATATGGGAGTGGTAAACAACCACTAAGCTGGATCTCCCTTGAGGATGTTACAGGAGCCGTTAAGCTAATAATCAATGATTCATCCATTAAAGGAGCGGTGAATTTGGTAGCACCACAGATTATTAATATGAGTGACGTAAAAAGCTTATTATCCGGCATATATAAGACGCTAATCCCTCTTCATCTTCCAGATTCTATTCTAAAAATTGCAATGGGAGGGTCTCACAAACTCGTAACTGAGGGTCAGAATGTTAAACCATCAGTACTGTTATCAAAAGGGTACAATTTTAAACACAAAACACTGGGAGAGACTCTCCGCAGGTGATACATATTTAAATAAACAAAAGAAATGGCAAAGACTTTATTAAACAAGTTCGTTAAATCTCTGCCAAATCTTTATAAGGCAGCAATTCAAAGCAACGACGAGGACAAATTTTTAAGTTCAATCCGCGCCTATGCTTCTTTGAAGATTGAAGAGAATATCTCTGCAGAATCTGTAAGGTGTGCTAAAACAATACTTACAATTGCAGAAAACGAAAACAAAACAATTTATGAACTATCCAAGGGTGAGAAGATCTTTATAGAGACCTTCTCTCTGCTATGGAGTTTTTTAAGAGAGAGTGGAGATTATCCATCCAATACTGATATTTACGAAGATTTGCTAAATCTCTTTCTTATTGCCGAGGGAGCTAAAATTATAAAGCAACCATCAGAGAAAAAAGTAAGAGAATGGATGAGGAGATGGCCCTCCGGAATTGAGAGAGAGGTCGCAGATAAAAGAGATGAGGTAAAGAGAAGATTAATAGTTCAGCTGGTTAAGAAAATTGAGAAGAGAGGAGCTGTTGGTTCAAGATACACCTTTTCAGAAAATATGACATATCAGGAGAAGGTTAAAATGGTGGAGATCTGGTGGAGTGACTTCCGTTTTCACCTCTCAATGGCAGCCAGGACACCTGGTGAATTAAACCACTATCTTGAGGAGTCACTACCGGTTAGAGTCATCAAAAACCTAAGCAAAGCCAGGAATAAGGGGATTCCCTTTTTTGTCACTCCATACTATCTCTCTCTGCTAAATACGGATGAGTCCGGTTTTGACGACAATACAATAAGGAGTTACATAATTTACTCAGAGGCTCTTGTTGAAACCTACGGTAATATAAAAGCCTGGGAAAAGGAGGATATTGTCCAGGCAGGAAAACCAAATGCTGCCGGTTGGATTTTACCGGAGAGCCATAGCATTCACAGAAGATACCCTGAGGTTGCCATAATGATTCCGGAGACCAGGGGAAGAAGTTGCGGAGGCCTCTGTGCATCTTGTCAGCGAATGTACGATTTTCAGAGAGAGCGTTTGAATTTTGAACTCGATGATCTTAAGCCCAAAGAGCAGTGGGAGGTAAGGATGAAAAAGCTTATGAACTATTTCAGGTCTGACTCACAGCTTAGAGATATTCTTATAACAGGTGGAGACGCTCTAATGACAAGCAACAAAAATCTCAGAAAGATACTTGAGGCTGTCTTATTAATGGCAAAGGAGAAGAGGGATGACAACAAAAACAGGGAACATGGCAAGAAGTACGCAGAACTCCAGAGAGTAAGACTCGGTTCAAGACTCCTCGCCTATCTTCCATCCAGAATTGACCAAGAGCTCATAACTATACTCAGAGAGTTCCGGGAGAGAGGCTCCGAGGCCGGAATCTGCCAGTTTGTTGTACAAACACATTTCCAATCGCCCCTTGAGGTTACTCCGGAAGCAAAAAAAGCTGTTAAAATGATTCTCTCAGCAGGTTGGACTATTTCAAACCAGCTTGTATTCAATGCAGCTGCATCACGGAGAGGACACACTGCAAAGCTTAGACAAGTTCTTAACTCTATTGGCGTTATAACATATTATACATTTTCAGTCAAAGGATTTGCTGAGAACAGAACTCTTTTTTCACCTAACAGCCGCTCAATTCAGGAGGCAACGGAGGAGAAGAGTATCGGAAAGCTATCCCCCTCTCAGGCAAAGGAGCTTAATCAGCTATTTCTCTCAGGTAAGAATTTTTCAAAAGAGATGAAAGAGTTTATGAGAAGAGACGATATCCCTTTTCTTCCAACCGACAGGAACGTTTTGAATCTTCCGGCCATTGGTAAAAGTATGACATTTGAGATGGTTGGAGTAACAAAAAGGGGTGAGAGGATACTAAAATTTGATCACGACAGGACAAGAAAACACTCCCCTATAATTGATACAATGGGTGATGTCTTCATTGCCGAGAACAGATCAGTTGCCTCATATCTTAGGGAGATTGAGGGTATGAGAGAGAACAAAAAAGAGTATGAATCAATCTGGAGCTACACAACAGGTGAAACTGAGCCGGTCTTCTGGCTATTCAAATACCCAAACAAAGGGCTTGGCTTTACAGATGAAATGACAAATATCGCTATTTAACTGATTACCCCTGAGCCGATTAGTTCGTCGCCATCATACCAGGCGGCGAATTGACCGGATGTTATCCCTCTCTGAGGTTCTTCAAAAATTATATAGATCCCCTCCTCTCTTCTGAAGAGACGGGCTCTCTGCAGGGGTTGTCTGTACCTTATCCTTACAAGATAATCTCTAACCTCTCCGGAGTACATTTTAAGATCTTCCCTTATATTATGGATTTCAGATGAGGAGATAAAGAGCCCCTTTCTGTATAGACCCGGGTGATTTTGCCCCTCTCCTGTAAATATAAGATTACTGTTTATATCGGTAGATATTATAAAGAGAGGCTCAATATGGCCCCCTATATTAAGCCCCTTTCTCTGACCAACAGTATAGAACTGAGCTCCCTGGTGTTTTCCTATCTTTTTACCTGATTTTTTATCGTATTGAAAAGGTTTGGACATCTCAGGAATATTTTCCTCGTCAATAATATCGTATCCCTTCACATTATAACCTGCAAGCCTGTTTCCCTCATAAAAATCTCTGAACACCTCAATTACATCTCCCTCGACAGAAACCAGTTTCTGCTGAAGAAAAACCGGCAGATCTATCTTGCCTACAAAGCATATACCCTGAGAATCTTTTTTATCGGCAGAGGGGAGTCCGGCTTTTGCTGCCAACTCTCTAACTTGTGGCTTAAGCAATTCTCCTATTGGAAAAAGGGCTTTTGAGAGCTGATTTTGGCTTAACTGGCAAAGAAAGTAACTCTGATCTTTATTAGGGTCTGTGCCTGCCAATAACCTGTGAATCTGGTTGCCGGAGGCATTAATTATTGTCTCTTTTCTGCAGTAGTGACCTGTAGCAACACAATCCGCTCCAAGTTCCAAAGCCATCTTGAGAAAGGCTTCAAATTTAATCTCCCTGTTACATAATACATCAGGATTTGGAGTTCTGCCCTTTGAGTATTCACTGAACATATAGTCTACCACCCTCTCTGAATAGGTAGCACTTAGATCCACAAAATGAAATGGAATATCAAGTTTTTTTGCAACCAGCTTTGCTATAGTAAGATCATCTTTCCAGGGGCAATCACCGTGCAGAGTACCTGTAGTATCATGCCAGTTCTGCATAAACATACCTATAACATCGTGCCCTGCCTCCTTCAGAAGAAGAGCTGCGACACTGGAGTCCACTCCTCCTGAAAGTCCCACTGCTATCTTCATAACTATTGAAAATAAAAAAGGGGCAAGCTGAATATATCGCACCGCTACAACCACCTACCCTTGCTGCCTTCCGGCCCTGGGGGAGTTCAGTGGGAGCTGGTCGTATATGACTTACCCCGGCACAAAGATAATACAAAAATTCAAAATGGTGAAATTATCTCTCAGGCAGATTGTCAAAAGAGAATGGAAGGAGAGATGAGACACTATCCATAACTTGTGTAATTCTATCTCCTCCAATAATAATCTTTATAGGCTTACCGGATCTGTTTTCAGACTCTGCCATCACCTGACGACATGCTCCGCAAGGATATGTGGGATCTTCACACAAATGTCCATCAACAGAGGCTGTAACAGCGATTGACTCTATATTTGAATCCGGATATCTGGCGTGTGCATAAAATATTGCCACTCTCTCTGCACACAACCCGGAAGGATAAGCAGCATTCTCCTGATTACTTGCAGCTATAACCTCTCCATTAGAGAGTCTCACGGCTGCACCCACATTAAAATTTGAATAGGGAGCATAGGCTGATTTTGCCGCATCTGCTGCCTTTTTGAGAAGTTCACTGTCCTGTTGTTCAAGTCCCGCCCCCTTGGGGAACTCCTCGTATGTTATGCTGATTTTCTTCTGACTCATCATTGAATTGTTTAGAATCACGCAAATTTAGTAAATTTGTGCGACTGAGAGATTTCCTGAAATGAATTATTTTAAAGGCTGTTTGCTTGTTCTTCTTTTCTCTGTGTTTTGCACTGCAGGTTTGCTGGCTCAAAAAGAGACAAGATTAAGATATATTGAGACATACAAAGAGCTGGCAATAAAAAACATGTCAACCTACGGAGTTCCTGCCAGCATCACACTGGCACAGGCTTGTCTTGAGTCAGGAGATGGAAATTCAAAACTCGCAAAAGAGGGCAATAACCACTTTGGAATTAAGTGTCACAACTGGGAGGGTGAGAAAATTTTCCACGATGATGACCAAAAGAATGAGTGCTTCAGGAGTTATCCAAAAGCCGAGGATTCATTCAGGGACCACTCAGAGTTCCTTAGATTCAGAGAGAGATATAAATTCCTCTTTGACCTTGATCCAAGAGATTATAAAGGGTGGGCCTATGGTCTAAAAAAGGCAGGTTACGCAACAAATCCGGCCTATCCTCAGCTTTTAATAACTATCATAGAAGATTACCAGCTCTACAAGTACGATTTATCCGGAGAGACCTTGCCTCCTCCCCCATCTGAGCTTGAGAAAGAGAGAGAGTATAGTGCTCCCGCAGGTACAAACCTGTTTCAAATTTCTTTGTCAAGAAAAATTATGGAAAGGAATGGCGTTCCGTACATAATTTCTGAAGTTGGGGAGACCTGGGAGTCTCTGTCAGAAGATTTCAATCTCTTTACCAGAGAGCTTCAGCGGTTTAACGATGCTGATAGAGAGACCACTTTAGTACCTGGTTCGGTTATATACATTGAGGCTAAGAAAAACAGGGGGGAAAGCCTTATAACAAGCCATGTTATTGAAGAGGGTGAAACAATAAAAGGGCTCTCTCAGAGATACGCCATAAAAGAGAGGTCTCTGCGAAAACTTAATAACCTAATGCGAGATGAGGAGCCTGTTCCGGGCGTAATCATAAAACTAAGATAATTGATGAAGAGAAAAGCGATTTACATAGCCGCAGCCATACTTCTGTTCTCTGCCTCCGCTGCCGTTTTTACAGTGTGGCATATTATGTACAGAAACAATACAATTAAGGAGAGCGTAATATATATAAATGAAAAATCATCTCCTGATGAGTTTTTTCAAATTGCAGAAGCATCCGGTTCTGTTAAAAATCTCACCACTCTTCGCTATACTTCAAAAATTGAAAAATTATCCGTTGCCGAACCCGGAAGATATATTATTAAACCGGGGATGGGCAACAGAGAGATTGTGAGGATGGTAAAATATGGCTGGCAAACTCCGGTAAAACTCACAATATCCGGAAATATAAGAACTAAAGAGAGATTAGCAGGTATTCTATCCAGGAACATAAGGCCTGATTCATTAAGCATACTGAATATGCTTAATAATGATTCTCTTGCAGAATCATTTGGGTTTAATAAGGCGACATTTATTGGAATGTTCATCCCTAATACCTATGAGGTCTTCTGGACAATCACATCTGAGGATATTGCCAGGCGTTTTAAGAGAGAGTTTGACTCTTTCTGGAGCGGTGAAAGAGTTGAAAAGGCAAAAAATATTGGTCTCACTCCTGTGCAGGTAATAACTCTTGCCTCAATAGTTACAGAAGAGAGTAATGTCAGAGAGGAGTATCCGGTAATAGCCGGGGTGTATCTAAACAGAATAAAGAAAGGTATGCCTCTCCAGGCAGATCCTACTGTTAAATATGCTGTTGGTGATTTTTCGCTAAAACGGGTATTGCATAAACATCTTGAGAGCAACTCTCCCTACAATACATATAAACATCCGGGGCTCCCCCCCGGCCCCATTACAATTCCCTCTGCTGAAGTGATTGATGGGGTTTTGAATCGTGCAAAACACAACTATCTCTACTTTTGCGCCAAAGCTACACTTGACGGAACACATGCTTTTTCAGAGACTCTTGCCCAGCATAACAGATACGCAAAGGCATATCAGGCGGCCCTGAACAGACTCAAGATCCGCTGACACTCTCGAGTGCTTTTTCAAAAACCGGATCACCTCCAAAATTGACAACTTTGAAATATCCCTCAGCGCCAAAGAGAGCTCTTGCTGCAAGGGCTTTTACAAAAATTTCTATTTCACCTCTTGAGACAGAAATCTGTTCATCATTTCTGGCAACACCTCTCTTTTGAGCATACTCAATAAGGGATTCAGTAACGGAGCCGTCTGAATTGAACATTTTTACAAAAGAATTAAAATCCGGATATTTTACCCTCCATTTCTCTCTGTTTTTGTCTGCCTCTTCATTCATGAAGTCAAGGATTATACCCTGTCTTGCAATAGTGCCGTAATATACTGAGTAACCTGTTGTATCGGCAGGGATAAAGATGTCCGGCATTATCCCTCCACCACCATATACAGTCCTCTCCTTTAGTAGTGTCTTATATTTAAGAGAATCAGGAAACTGAATACTGTCCCTGCTAAAATACTCACCCCTTGAGTATCTGTCGTATATGGCTTTGTAATATTTATCGGCAGCACCCTCCTCGTAAGGTGACTGGATTACTCTTCCGGATGGAGTATGATATCTTGCAATCGTAAGCCTGAGCTGAGATCCGTCAGGCAAAGGCATCATCTGCTGCACCAATCCTTTACCAAAGGATCTTCTTCCAATAATCACCCCTCTGTCCCAGTCCTGAACAGCACCGGCAAGGATCTCACTTGCTGATGCAGACCCCTCATCAATAAGTACCGCAAGATTGCCTTGTCTGAACACTCCGCTGCCATTTGCTCTCTCTGCCATTCTTGGTACATTTCTTCCCTCTGTGTATACTATCATCTGCCCCCTGTCAAGGAACATATTGGTTATTTCAAATGCTGTTCCCAGGTACCCTCCTGCATTTCCCCTGAGGTCGAGTATAATCCCTTTCCAGCTCTTTCTGCCCCGTTTATTAACTTCATCTGTAATCTCTTTTGCAGAAGTAGCTGAGAATCTGCTTAATTTAATATAAAGAATATCTTTTGAGGGCTCATAAATAACATCAACACTATTTATCGGAATCTTG
It includes:
- the mtaB gene encoding tRNA (N(6)-L-threonylcarbamoyladenosine(37)-C(2))-methylthiotransferase MtaB, which translates into the protein MNENRGNRVAFLTLGCKLNYSETSSIARQFVEHGFEKVPSGKEADIYVINTCSVTEHADKKCRNAIRKLHKQNPEAIVAVTGCYAQLKPQEILDIEGVDLVLGADQKQNLFMRVSDLRDKSGTKPAPKAFSCEISNIETIFPAYSSDDRTRSFLKVQDGCDYNCSYCTIPLARGKSRNHTIDFIVKEASEIAGRGIKEVVLTGVNTGDFGKTTGERFIDLIKRLDSVEGIERYRISSIEPNLITPEIIDWISSGSKFLPHFHIPLQSGSDKILALMRRRYNTGLFEERIELIREKMPYAFLGIDVIVGFPGEGDEEFEETYNFLKRVSPSFLHVFPYSKRANTPAAGFNGQVAESEKHQRVERLTALSDSLYNSFVEKNRGRDEKVLYESTVKGGKMFGYTGNYIRIETPYDRTLIGKICDVVI
- the folB gene encoding dihydroneopterin aldolase, with the protein product MKKEDIQRSLVELVNMEFYAYHGHFREEQIIGNKFIVNFSAECDVYEAGESDRLEDALNYQDLYTIIKEEMEIPSKLLENVALRVIKRAKTTFPQIQKATISVAKMNPPIGGKVEASRVTISY
- a CDS encoding SAM-dependent methyltransferase — encoded protein: MQSSGVLYLIPTPLGSMELNEVIPQGVLRVIPGLTHFFVEELRSGRRFLSAAGHKGSVESLNLYELNEHTKEDQIENYIKVLLDGNDAGLLSEAGIPAVADPGSSLVALAHSRGIRVIPMSGPSSIILALAGSGMNGQSFHFHGYLPVKSEVRRTAIKKLESLSLSTGASQIFIETPYRNNSILSDILDVCSSNTKLCIAANITLPDSFVVTRTISQWRAERPDLNKKPCVFIL
- a CDS encoding MBL fold metallo-hydrolase, with the translated sequence MEEFNTARLSFLGTGTSQGVPVIGCECKVCKSENSKDKRLRSSVLIEYLGFKILIDAGPDFRQQLLRVKIKNLDAILLTHEHKDHTGGLDDVRAFNYINGRALPIYCEERVLRSLEKEYSYVFEENRYPGVPEFDIRVIDENIFEIKRENGRSGEPGVKVIPVRVSHYKLPILGFRIGDITYITDANKIEDKSYKLLEGSKILVLNTVRHAKHISHFSLAEAIEVAKKAGAERTFLTHLSHQIGTHEELSAELPPGIFASYDGLTVEI
- a CDS encoding TIGR01777 family oxidoreductase; the protein is MATIKIKTAGIRGASGLVGVAVKRELESDGWIVKQIPRNFSSEDFKGLDVVINLAGHSINCRWRESEKREIRESRINTTSKIVNAIKECGDEAPALLISASAVGIYPASEIASPDNAYDEYSEERGSGFLSEVCIGWETEALKASSFTRVAVIRLGVVISSSGGAFPKLSLPFKLGLSVRYGSGKQPLSWISLEDVTGAVKLIINDSSIKGAVNLVAPQIINMSDVKSLLSGIYKTLIPLHLPDSILKIAMGGSHKLVTEGQNVKPSVLLSKGYNFKHKTLGETLRR
- a CDS encoding KamA family protein — translated: MAKTLLNKFVKSLPNLYKAAIQSNDEDKFLSSIRAYASLKIEENISAESVRCAKTILTIAENENKTIYELSKGEKIFIETFSLLWSFLRESGDYPSNTDIYEDLLNLFLIAEGAKIIKQPSEKKVREWMRRWPSGIEREVADKRDEVKRRLIVQLVKKIEKRGAVGSRYTFSENMTYQEKVKMVEIWWSDFRFHLSMAARTPGELNHYLEESLPVRVIKNLSKARNKGIPFFVTPYYLSLLNTDESGFDDNTIRSYIIYSEALVETYGNIKAWEKEDIVQAGKPNAAGWILPESHSIHRRYPEVAIMIPETRGRSCGGLCASCQRMYDFQRERLNFELDDLKPKEQWEVRMKKLMNYFRSDSQLRDILITGGDALMTSNKNLRKILEAVLLMAKEKRDDNKNREHGKKYAELQRVRLGSRLLAYLPSRIDQELITILREFRERGSEAGICQFVVQTHFQSPLEVTPEAKKAVKMILSAGWTISNQLVFNAAASRRGHTAKLRQVLNSIGVITYYTFSVKGFAENRTLFSPNSRSIQEATEEKSIGKLSPSQAKELNQLFLSGKNFSKEMKEFMRRDDIPFLPTDRNVLNLPAIGKSMTFEMVGVTKRGERILKFDHDRTRKHSPIIDTMGDVFIAENRSVASYLREIEGMRENKKEYESIWSYTTGETEPVFWLFKYPNKGLGFTDEMTNIAI
- the mnmA gene encoding tRNA 2-thiouridine(34) synthase MnmA, whose product is MKIAVGLSGGVDSSVAALLLKEAGHDVIGMFMQNWHDTTGTLHGDCPWKDDLTIAKLVAKKLDIPFHFVDLSATYSERVVDYMFSEYSKGRTPNPDVLCNREIKFEAFLKMALELGADCVATGHYCRKETIINASGNQIHRLLAGTDPNKDQSYFLCQLSQNQLSKALFPIGELLKPQVRELAAKAGLPSADKKDSQGICFVGKIDLPVFLQQKLVSVEGDVIEVFRDFYEGNRLAGYNVKGYDIIDEENIPEMSKPFQYDKKSGKKIGKHQGAQFYTVGQRKGLNIGGHIEPLFIISTDINSNLIFTGEGQNHPGLYRKGLFISSSEIHNIREDLKMYSGEVRDYLVRIRYRQPLQRARLFRREEGIYIIFEEPQRGITSGQFAAWYDGDELIGSGVIS
- the cdd gene encoding cytidine deaminase, which codes for MSQKKISITYEEFPKGAGLEQQDSELLKKAADAAKSAYAPYSNFNVGAAVRLSNGEVIAASNQENAAYPSGLCAERVAIFYAHARYPDSNIESIAVTASVDGHLCEDPTYPCGACRQVMAESENRSGKPIKIIIGGDRITQVMDSVSSLLPFSFDNLPER
- a CDS encoding glucosaminidase domain-containing protein; the encoded protein is MNYFKGCLLVLLFSVFCTAGLLAQKETRLRYIETYKELAIKNMSTYGVPASITLAQACLESGDGNSKLAKEGNNHFGIKCHNWEGEKIFHDDDQKNECFRSYPKAEDSFRDHSEFLRFRERYKFLFDLDPRDYKGWAYGLKKAGYATNPAYPQLLITIIEDYQLYKYDLSGETLPPPPSELEKEREYSAPAGTNLFQISLSRKIMERNGVPYIISEVGETWESLSEDFNLFTRELQRFNDADRETTLVPGSVIYIEAKKNRGESLITSHVIEEGETIKGLSQRYAIKERSLRKLNNLMRDEEPVPGVIIKLR
- the mltG gene encoding endolytic transglycosylase MltG; translated protein: MKRKAIYIAAAILLFSASAAVFTVWHIMYRNNTIKESVIYINEKSSPDEFFQIAEASGSVKNLTTLRYTSKIEKLSVAEPGRYIIKPGMGNREIVRMVKYGWQTPVKLTISGNIRTKERLAGILSRNIRPDSLSILNMLNNDSLAESFGFNKATFIGMFIPNTYEVFWTITSEDIARRFKREFDSFWSGERVEKAKNIGLTPVQVITLASIVTEESNVREEYPVIAGVYLNRIKKGMPLQADPTVKYAVGDFSLKRVLHKHLESNSPYNTYKHPGLPPGPITIPSAEVIDGVLNRAKHNYLYFCAKATLDGTHAFSETLAQHNRYAKAYQAALNRLKIR
- a CDS encoding S41 family peptidase, with the protein product MKIRYISLIIGTLTFLSGTFLQAQNLSNLGNHINTFGQALFYINQYYIDTVNNEKLVGNAIKETLSQLDPHSSYISAADVKAMNEPLEGNFEGVGIEFSIIRDTLTVVNPVVGGPSERVGIRAGDKIVSVGDEFIASTNLTNDRVYKYLRGAKGTRVKLGISRKGVDEVLSFEVIRDKIPINSVDVIYEPSKDILYIKLSRFSATSAKEITDEVNKRGRKSWKGIILDLRGNAGGYLGTAFEITNMFLDRGQMIVYTEGRNVPRMAERANGSGVFRQGNLAVLIDEGSASASEILAGAVQDWDRGVIIGRRSFGKGLVQQMMPLPDGSQLRLTIARYHTPSGRVIQSPYEEGAADKYYKAIYDRYSRGEYFSRDSIQFPDSLKYKTLLKERTVYGGGGIMPDIFIPADTTGYSVYYGTIARQGIILDFMNEEADKNREKWRVKYPDFNSFVKMFNSDGSVTESLIEYAQKRGVARNDEQISVSRGEIEIFVKALAARALFGAEGYFKVVNFGGDPVFEKALESVSGS